In the Xiamenia xianingshaonis genome, one interval contains:
- a CDS encoding NYN domain-containing protein has product MEERTSSEKRFALLIDADNVSAKYIKPILDELSKYGTVTYKRIYGDWTLSLHAKWKDSLLENSITPIQQFGYTQGKNATDSAMIIDAMDILYTNSVEGFCIVSSDSDFTRLASRIRESGLTVIGMGEKKTPVPFRKACDIFTTLELLLPNAHAKSSRNKARASQTEPAAPGTGPSIEDVEQAIITIVTENQNTGKGTGLGEVGSRLQKRFPDFDVRSYGTNLLSKLFEEFDSVCINKVGNNLEVTLTEIGEAHAKNLAQQESGEAKGGAKAAEAAEAPRAAEARDETVSGRRVPRKRHANVLHNEERSGTGADEEATPHPGESAEAAQQAGAAEKAAPAVAAEEADGAAADDKHSEAAGTGDAPAPKKRSTHRGKRGGAKHRKAAQKAAAAARAEGGESAEAAEAADTTVAEVAIAAAGTAEQTAGAAEAAAETETPDQAAGTAEADAAGAGSATAAAETAATETAGAETPDQAAGTAEADAAGAEAATTAADTTAEATPAAADTAASAPAEAEVAAGSDEAPANAPEPQEPQQDGPAAKPKRKRSARSKDHAEEQAEPKEDAAADMRPGRSTRRRAAVKTSQSPDAEAIERALRTITHDAGPDGILAAEAARQLRGQFKDFRVHDLGFGRLHSYAASLPGFTIEKQGRDYILRVK; this is encoded by the coding sequence GTGGAAGAACGAACTTCATCCGAAAAGCGCTTTGCACTGCTTATCGACGCGGACAACGTGTCCGCAAAATACATCAAGCCCATCTTGGACGAACTTTCCAAATACGGAACCGTCACCTACAAACGCATCTACGGAGACTGGACGCTCAGCCTGCACGCGAAGTGGAAAGACTCCCTGCTGGAAAACTCCATCACGCCTATCCAGCAATTCGGCTACACGCAGGGCAAAAACGCCACCGACTCCGCGATGATCATCGACGCCATGGACATCCTGTACACGAACTCCGTCGAAGGCTTTTGCATCGTGTCGAGCGATTCGGACTTCACGCGCCTGGCCAGCCGCATCCGCGAAAGCGGGCTGACCGTCATCGGCATGGGCGAAAAGAAGACGCCCGTCCCCTTCCGCAAGGCGTGCGACATCTTCACGACGCTTGAGCTGCTGCTCCCGAACGCGCACGCGAAAAGCAGCCGCAACAAGGCGCGCGCAAGCCAGACCGAGCCCGCAGCCCCCGGTACCGGGCCGTCCATCGAAGACGTCGAGCAGGCCATCATCACCATCGTCACCGAGAACCAGAACACCGGCAAAGGCACGGGACTGGGAGAAGTGGGCAGCCGCCTGCAGAAGCGCTTCCCCGACTTCGACGTGCGCAGCTATGGCACGAACCTGCTGAGCAAGCTGTTCGAGGAGTTCGACAGCGTGTGCATCAACAAGGTCGGCAACAACCTCGAAGTCACCTTGACCGAAATCGGCGAGGCGCACGCGAAGAACCTGGCCCAGCAAGAGTCGGGCGAGGCGAAAGGCGGCGCCAAGGCGGCAGAGGCGGCGGAAGCCCCACGAGCTGCCGAAGCTCGCGACGAGACTGTTTCCGGGCGCCGCGTGCCGCGCAAGCGCCACGCGAACGTGCTGCACAACGAAGAGCGCAGCGGCACAGGCGCCGACGAAGAGGCGACGCCGCATCCTGGCGAGAGCGCAGAAGCGGCGCAGCAGGCAGGCGCGGCCGAAAAGGCGGCACCGGCCGTCGCAGCAGAAGAGGCGGACGGCGCAGCGGCAGACGACAAGCATAGCGAGGCGGCCGGCACCGGCGACGCGCCGGCGCCGAAGAAGCGCTCGACGCACCGCGGCAAGCGCGGAGGCGCGAAGCACCGCAAGGCGGCGCAGAAAGCCGCGGCGGCGGCGCGGGCCGAAGGCGGCGAGAGCGCAGAAGCGGCGGAGGCGGCAGATACGACGGTCGCAGAGGTCGCGATCGCGGCGGCAGGTACGGCAGAGCAGACGGCGGGAGCGGCTGAAGCGGCGGCTGAGACAGAAACGCCGGACCAGGCAGCAGGAACGGCCGAGGCAGACGCCGCAGGGGCAGGATCTGCGACAGCTGCAGCAGAGACGGCAGCGACAGAGACCGCGGGGGCAGAAACGCCGGACCAGGCAGCAGGAACGGCCGAGGCAGACGCCGCAGGGGCAGAAGCTGCGACAACTGCAGCAGACACGACAGCAGAAGCAACGCCGGCCGCAGCAGACACAGCCGCAAGCGCACCGGCAGAAGCAGAAGTCGCAGCAGGCAGCGACGAGGCGCCGGCAAACGCGCCAGAGCCGCAAGAGCCGCAGCAGGACGGGCCGGCCGCCAAGCCGAAGCGCAAGCGTTCGGCCAGGAGCAAGGACCACGCCGAAGAACAGGCCGAGCCGAAGGAAGACGCCGCCGCAGACATGCGCCCCGGCCGCAGCACGCGCCGCAGGGCCGCAGTCAAAACAAGCCAAAGCCCCGACGCCGAAGCCATCGAGCGGGCCTTGCGCACCATCACGCACGACGCCGGACCGGACGGCATTCTCGCCGCCGAGGCAGCACGCCAGCTGCGCGGGCAGTTCAAGGACTTCCGCGTGCACGACCTTGGCTTCGGACGCCTGCATTCCTATGCGGCGTCGCTTCCCGGCTTCACGATCGAAAAGCAAGGCCGCGACTACATCCTGCGCGTCAAATAG